From Vidua macroura isolate BioBank_ID:100142 chromosome 5, ASM2450914v1, whole genome shotgun sequence, the proteins below share one genomic window:
- the MGST1 gene encoding microsomal glutathione S-transferase 1 isoform X2: MAKSTQLIDNEVFRAYATYTAIVLLKMMLMSLITAYFRITRKAFVNPEDTASFGKGESAKKFLRTDPDVERVRR, translated from the exons atggCCAAATCGACGCAGCTAATTGACAATGAAGTCTTCCGGGCTTACGCTACTTACACGGCCATTGTTCTCCTAAAAATGATGCTAATGAGTCTGATAACTGCATACTTCAGGATCACCAGGAAG GCATTTGTCAACCCAGAAGATACAGCATCATTTGGAAAAGGGGAGAGTGCTAAGAAATTCCTGAGGACTGATCCAGATGTTGAACGGGTACGCAGGTAA
- the MGST1 gene encoding microsomal glutathione S-transferase 1 isoform X1 translates to MAKSTQLIDNEVFRAYATYTAIVLLKMMLMSLITAYFRITRKAFVNPEDTASFGKGESAKKFLRTDPDVERVRRGHLNDLENIVPFVGIGLLYALSGPELSTALLHFRIFTGARICHTFAYLIPLPQPGRGLSWAVGYSVTFSMAYKVLKTAWLL, encoded by the exons atggCCAAATCGACGCAGCTAATTGACAATGAAGTCTTCCGGGCTTACGCTACTTACACGGCCATTGTTCTCCTAAAAATGATGCTAATGAGTCTGATAACTGCATACTTCAGGATCACCAGGAAG GCATTTGTCAACCCAGAAGATACAGCATCATTTGGAAAAGGGGAGAGTGCTAAGAAATTCCTGAGGACTGATCCAGATGTTGAACGGGTACGCAG AGGCCACCTGAATGACCTGGAAAATATTGTCCCGTTTGTTGGCATTGGACTGCTGTATGCTCTGAGCGGCCCCGAGCTGTCCACGGCCCTGCTGCACTTCAGGATCTTCACAGGGGCTAGGATCTGCCACACTTTCGCATACTTGATCCCtcttccccagcctggcagaggtTTGTCTTGGGCAGTTGGCTACTCAGTGACCTTCTCCATGGCCTACAAAGTCCTGAAGACAGCGTGGCTCCTGTAG